The genomic stretch CTAGTTCGGAATacttagaattgattttgaatgtgAGGAATGGATTTTCACTCTagaatattttgtgtgtttctattaACGGGTTTTgacagaattgagtttggtaaaattgattttaacataattgagtttaatagaattgatttatgtttggatacatttatataAAAGTGAGTTGAGCAAcaaatttcaatgtaaaaatcaAGTTTAAATTCATAAGCTataaattctagcttcaagtagaatcaattcttgaGGTAGAAgaaccaaacacctcaaaatcactccagaatcaattctacacctaTAAAAAAGTTTTTGGCTCTtccaaaatccaaaccaaacatgCTATTTGTTTAATTCAATTTTGCAAGAATTTATCTAAATATAAATCACTTTACTTTCAACTCACTTTTAGGCATGATAAATTTTACACaatcaattcacttaaaatcaattttattcccCAAAGAACTAAATACACACTAAGTTAACATGAATAGTATAAGCAAATTCTAAGTAGAAATCTAGGATCAGGCTTCTCAAAAGTGAGCAATTTACTTAAGAATCTGAAGTGTATGATATTTACCTTCGATTGAACATTCATCAATAGTTGATATTGCATAAACATGTATGAGAAATCGTGGACATGTTGAAATTTTGAGTTTGGCTCCACTAAAGTGAGTAAATCAGGATTGTTACTTCAAGAAGCCAAGCCCATGATTTGTTATGATGCACATGAAGTATTCTTATTTGAGTTGCTCAATGTACTTTATAGGAGCTGGATATCGAAATATTTACCCTTTTTTTCCTCACTTTGCTATCTCCTTACTTTAGAAGAGTCAAATCCATCATCTTACAAACAAATCTTAAGTAGTATTATTATGATGTGGTAAGATGGAAAAATGTTATTAGAAGTCTTCGTAAAATTTGTTTACATTATGAAGAACTACATTTTAATTCGATCACCAATTGATTAGTGATTGTCTTAGATTTTTAATCATCCAGTAATTATGTAATGTTGCCTCATAAAAACCATATCAAGACAGTATTGCGATCTTTAAGATCCTATTTCTTCAGCTACTTAAACAACTCACTTCTGTTATTGGTTTTCTTTCATTTCAAAATTAGCTAGGCCATATCTAAATAATTAACAATGTTTTCTATCATATTCAATTGACTCTAAATAGTCTTTTTAGATGAGTTAATCATTGAAGAATGTCTTATGATCATCTTCTAAACAGGAAGAGGACCGTTGAGATTAAGCCTTCCGGAAAGATCGGTTCGGGCACGACAGAGGTAATATATCAATAGTCAATGGCTGTATCTGTTTAAAGCATTTTAATATGGTGTGATTGCTTAAGAATATTTTTTCTGGTATTTCTAGCAGATACCATTTTCATTGAACCTTAGACAGGAAGAGAATTTAGAAAAGTTTTATGAGACTTTCCATGGGACAGATATTAGTATCCAGGTAAAATGGTAAAATGTTGTTTGAAAATGCTATGTTCATGTTGTGCAACTGATGGTTATGATGAACTTATTAATTTTCCAACTATTGTTTGTTTTTATctcttttatttcattaaaaaaaagtctaaatttgatataatttcatTGCAAAACTTTAGTTAATCTTTCATTGAACACAAAAGTTCATAGGCAATTATGTAAACTTATTTCTTTAGTTTTTGTCTTTTTAAGTTTCACATAATTTAGCTGGTTGGTGATTGATAGCCTCTATAGTATTTAGCGACTGTAGATATTTCTCGCGGATACTTGTATAAATCTTTATCAGCAACGACGGAGTTCATTATTGAAAGTGATAAAGGTATAAATCCATTATCTcctattctttatttttatgtATCTGTGAATGTTATAATCATGGTTATCGAATCAAGATTTATATTGTGAATCAGACAAACTATTTTCGGAACTGTattattataaatcaattttgtATCAAATCGAGATTCAACTCACATGTATAGTAAGGTACTGATAACCATAGTCACCGGTGTCTCTTCTGTGTGTGGAAAATTTCAGGTGATCTTCTACAAAGACCAATATCTCCAGAGACGGTCATCTTTTATATTACACAAGACACTCAAAGACATCCTCTTCTTCCTGAATTAAAGTCCGGTGCGCATGTTCTCTTAATCtggttataaaatatataaaagaaaagaattcTGTTTCTTCGAAAGCGTCAATGAGAAAAGTTTGTGGCTCATGCAAAGTTATTATTGAATAGGTGGATTTCGGGTGACAGGAAAAATCTGTACTCAGTGTTCTTTGTCCAGTCCTATTAATGGCGAACTAACTGTCGAAGCATCAGCAGTTCCAATTCATTCGATCGACATCCAGTTATTTCGCGTTGAATCTATTCTTATTGGGGAGAAAATTGTGAATGAAACCTCACTGATTCAAACAACTCAGGCAAGTGATGCTGGATTTGTATAAGAACATGTCACCCTTTACAACaagttttttattctcttttttattGAGCAGATAGCAGATGGTAACGTGTGTCGCAATTTGACAATGCCTATCTATGTAATACTTCCTCGACTTTTGACCTGTCCAACAATCTTCGCTGGGTATGTGTGTCGTCTCATTCGTGATAATTATTGTCTAATCTCAGAGGTGTTCATGGTTCATAGCATGGAGATGGTGCATACTGAATCTTAAGGACTCATTCTGTTAgttttttgtttgtattttgGTGCAGTCCCTTTTCAATTGAGTTCAAAGTTGCAATTGTTATAAGCTTTCAATCAGAGCTATCTAAATTGCAAAAGAAGTCTGACTCAAGAACTCCAAGACTCTGGGTAAGTACATTTATATTTTATCCTCATTCGTATCACTAATCAATCTTCACTGTGAAGGATCATTTAATAATGTTCTTAATCTGAATTTTCAGCTTGCAATGGAAACATTACCGCTCGAATTGGTTCGCACAATGTAAATGCATGATTGATGTATGGTTTATTAGAATAGGACATGACTTGAAAATATGGATGGTTATAACTTACCAATGCAATATTTTAGTTGAGGGTATTGGCTATATGGAATTTCAGGTCAAAAAGTGTAATCAATATTAATAGTTCAACATTGGAAGCACTGTTATTTTATAGGTGTTTCACTTTTTCAAGGGATGTAACTGCTGTCAAATTTTTGATGTTAAATAGGATGTCTTCTGATTTTTATGTGTACAAGTTCACACACTTTTTCATGAATGAGCTATGGCAAAAAGTGTCTCCATCAGATTTATCAATTGCACCCAAGGATATCACGGGTTTCAAACATCTGGAGCGGATTCAAACTCGCGGTATCCCACTTCCGTTAGCTGTGCATGAACATTAGTGCTGAGGCGAGGTTTCAAACCCACGATATTCTCACTTGTTCACCTTTAAACAGTGAATGTCAACACCACTTTGTTTCGTTAAGCCACCAACTCGATTGTTAATTGTGCAAAAATATTAAATGCAGAGGCACGCCTGGAACATCAAACTTGTTTACCTTTAAAGAGTGAATTACAATCTCTAGGCtaaataaatacaattttaattgtGAATTACAATCTCTAGGCtaaataaatacaattttaattagCACCACTCCACCGGTTAAAGAATAGAGCATAAAAATGATGATTTAACTTGATCTTGttctttgatattttattttataaatcttTGTTGTTTGATATTTGAATTTATAAATCTTATATGCGTGTTGGGTTATTTGTTTAGTTTTATATTAAACACGTGTAATATAGATAATGCATATAATTAGTCCAAAAAATAGTCAAATAACAGTTAGTCCACTATCCGCTATCCCATTTTTAAAGTCTTCTGATTAAGTCTGTTATTTGTGATTAATAACTCTAGTCTCCATACACATATTCCAAGGTTaatttatgattaaataaaaCCCCTTAAAAAATTCACGATTTAACTCAAGCTAACTTCAACTTTTTACCGAGGTCTCTCAAAAATTTGAGACAACTTTAATGTCTACATTTATGAATTATTAAAATGAAACAATTCATGATTTGCTCTTAAAACTGAGTCTCTCAAACAATTCAGACAATTATTTAAACACAAGTAAAAGTTTTATGAGCAACCAAAGTTCGGTTTCTAAACCATAATAGTAAGCAGAACAAAGTCtaccttatttattttattactcaCTCAAACTCTCCAACAATATTCATTCAATTGAAAACTCATACAACATAGAATGTTGATACTTCTCGCCCGGTCGAACCACAACAGACGGGAAATGCGACTGGTTTACCGCATCAGGGAATCCTTGTGTCTCGAGACATAATCCAGCATGCTTTCCATATACAGCGCCTCCTTTTCCAGTTACGTTGTTGACGTAATTTGCTGTGTAAAATTGCATACCGGGTGCATTCGTCCACAAGTTAAGTACTCTTGAACTCGATGGATCTCTAACTTTTGCAGCATGCTTCAATCCAGCTTTCTCTTCACCACAATCGAGGACGTAGTTGTGGTCATATCCTAGTCCAACCTGATTAATGGTGTCGCCTATTCTTCTTTCGGACGTGAAATCAAAAGGTGTACCCTTCACTGGCATGATTTCGCCGGTTGGCACTGTGTTCTGATCTACAGGAGTTACATGGTTAGCCGGTATCTTGATTGAATGATCAAGTATATGGCCTGAGCTATGGCCAGCTAAGTTCCAATAGGTATGCTGAGCTAAGTTAATGATTGTGGGCTTGTTCTTAGGCACTCCTTCCATGTCGAGTCTCAGAGTCGTGCTTGAGGTGAGTGTGTAAGTTGCGGTAACAGTCACGTCTCCAGGATAACCTTGTACGATAAAAACAAAATAAGATAAATGGAATGGAAATTCATAATGAATGTAATACAATGAAGCGTGACACACAGATACAACACTGGTAATAATTTGagaaataaaaatgattttacaTGATCACAAGTGTCAGTGTTGTGTCATGTCGGTGTGTCAGACACTCAGACACGTCTTCAATCTAAAGTGCCAGTGCGTGCTACATGTCGGAGAGTCGGACACACCTTTAATCTAAAATGCAAGTGCTGCATAGATACAATACTTAAAAGCGAGGTGGAAAGAGGAAATAAGCACTACCTTCCTCTCCATCATGACTTTCATACTTAAATGTGATCGAAGGAGTTTCGCCTTTTTTATATTCAATCACCTCCCATACCTTCTTATCAAACCCAACATTTCCACCTAAAATTTGAACATAGATTAGGAAATCAGAAAATCagcaagcagaaatcataaagtGTTGTAAACTCGACTTCAAACCGGATGAATGTTATCGAATGTTAACATTTCATAATCGAGCTCAAAAAGAATTAAAGATTACGCATTCATAGAATTGATATATACCATGAAGACTGTTTGGGGGTTTGTTGAGAGGCAAAGAGTACTCAACCCCATCAAGTTTAAACTTTCCATCCTTAATCCGGTTCGCAACCCGACCCACAATGCAGCCAAAATAAGGAGCAAGACCTTTCTGCTTGGaacaaacaacataaaaaaaaaatcaaaaaatcacaCATATATGTTTTGCATGTAGTTTTAAATTGTCGTCCACAATCGCAATCGCATCGTCGCACATAAAAGTCTTAGATGCAGTTTTAACCTgtaccgacacctctgaaaaaaagtGTGTTCGTGTTTGTGTCGGTGTCAGACATCCACACCGACTTGAGGGGACcatgattaaattctaatttcTCATAGGATTATCAATGTTGAAGCATGAAAGACAGAATTTTGAAAAGGGAAACATAATACACATCAATGACAAAGACAGATCCAAGTGAAAACTAAACAACCCAATTACAAATAAAAGCTAAAAAAGAGGGCTTTTTGGTAAATTCAAACCTGATAGGATTCAACAGAGTCGAGACCAAGAACAACATCGGATAACACCCCTTCATGATAGAGACAAAACAATCAGCATTAGAtcataaaaaattatgaaaattaagagagagaaagagaagagaaaagaacCATCTTTGTTGGGTACAGAGAAGGAGGTGATTGTGCAACCGAGATTGGTGACGAGAAGCTGCACGGTTCCATTGTTGAGTTCAAAGATCTCAGCTTTTTGGTTATGATCCGCcattggagagagagagagagagagagagagagagagagagagagagagaggatatgCGTTTATTGGAAATTGAAGTGAATGAGAGTTTGCTGAGTCAGTGATGATCAGATTGTTTGAATGGATTAAGAATGTTTTTATTATGTGTTGGCGTTACGAGGTTGTCCTTGTTCTACTTAACTGCAGTTTATGTTTTTTGTGTCAGTTATATTAGAAaataaagtttaatttttttggatcacatcgtcaaaattaatttttgttatagATAATATAGGCATATTTCTCGttcaaataacataaaataataaaatatgcgTATTTTTGCCTTGAAAATAGGAGTGTTGCTGACCTCATCTGTAGAAACTTACTCCTTCTATGAATCTAGATGAATTTCTTTTCTTAACACTGACActcttttaaatttaataatttattaaaatttaataactAACACTGACACCGACACTCTTTCAAGatttatatgataaaataaaactatGTAGTAAAACTAACACTGACACccttataaatttaataatttattaaaaaatttagtattttttaaaaaatttatgatttaGTACTCCACCTAACtataattataagcaaatattttttttttataaattttattgaataataaatgtatctggtcttttaagtagaccagatacatttattatttaatgaacttaaaaaaaatatttgcttataattatgGCTAGAGGGAATACATTTTTACACCATCAGTGAATTATAACAgttaaatttttatatatgtttgattttttatttaatcacATAATATTATTTATGAGATTAATTATTATGCACTGTCTGTGTAAACTATTTTACATAGTGCATCACAATCATTCACAAGTACACTTTATATGTAATTAAAGAAAGAATAAAACTTAAGTACAATtttttaggtgtggttcttactattttccaataaaaatatgacaagtgtataattttcttttataagtacgaaaatttctcctattttcactcactaaataatatttaagtatatttgtcatattttcgttggaaaatagtaagaaccacacctaaagaattgtacttAAGTTTTGTCTTTAAAAGAATATTCAAATACTTATAAAATTATAACGACTATGATTTATTGACGGTGTAAAAATTTTTTTACATTATCAATGTGTTTCAATTTTAAGGGTTATGATTCATTGATAATCTCGCTAAATTGTGGCAAAACTGACTTTTGACTTTATATTATTCATTACACTTTTAGCAAAAGAGTGAATCAATTTAGTATTTCATTGCTAACCATCAAATCAGAAATTTTCATATTGTCTTCTATCGAGATGGTTGGCTATGAGTTTACCAACCATGTATTATCATAGAGAAATGATACTATATTAACACCAAAACTTACAACAACACCGTATAATGATACGGTTAGCTATACATTTTGTTTCTTTTAATAATTTTCTTTTGCCTTGGTATTTGTTTCACAAGGTTTATGCTTAGAAAAAATTACGTGTAAAATACTGTGTAAGATAATTGGGTGTCAACCTAGCACACCTCATTATCATACGACCAGTTATgatccaaataaaaataatatttctcaTCAATGCTCCACCACAGATATCCACCAGACACAACAAACTTTTAACTCCAAATATTTCGCCGCGCATGACTAGGGTTGTGCCCAATAGCTTAGTCGAGAAAATCACACCTATGAAAATACTTAACTTTGAAAAGACGTGTGATCAAGTTACATAAACTTTTTATGAACTTTCAAGTTTGTTTACCAAACTTAGAATATTTGAAAGCACTTAAATTTTTGAAGAATGCTCATGATATAAGAAGAAATAGATTGAAGAATGGACTTAATAAACACCTCTCTTTTTGCTTGAGAAAGACACTTACtactcaaaaaaatgatttcgaGACTCTTTCTTTTATAAGTTTGAAGGTTTGTTTTCAACTTATACCGATCATGAACAGTCGGCCAGAATACTTTCATGCACCAAAAACTTTCATATTCATATTATAATTCATATTATAATCATCTTCATATTATAATTCATGGTTTTCCACACAAAGCATCTTTCATATTCATTTATGACAAACTCATTGTTACGAGTACATCCCTACGAACATCTCCAACCGTGAACCCATTTTTGGGTTCCTTGTGGGACCTATTAAGTCACATCAGCTTGAAGCAACTCAACTAATTTTTCGCTTCAATGGTGCAACTCTTAAGAACCCATATTGGGTTTGGGTCCCACAATTTTgcttt from Vicia villosa cultivar HV-30 ecotype Madison, WI linkage group LG4, Vvil1.0, whole genome shotgun sequence encodes the following:
- the LOC131594428 gene encoding uncharacterized protein LOC131594428, with the protein product MSVHLKLSHSNRIYHPSELLKGNIIVETQSSISHYGIRITIKGSVNLQVRGGSAGVVESFYGVIKPIPILKRTVEIKPSGKIGSGTTEIPFSLNLRQEENLEKFYETFHGTDISIQYLATVDISRGYLYKSLSATTEFIIESDKGDLLQRPISPETVIFYITQDTQRHPLLPELKSGGFRVTGKICTQCSLSSPINGELTVEASAVPIHSIDIQLFRVESILIGEKIVNETSLIQTTQASDAGFIADGNVCRNLTMPIYVILPRLLTCPTIFAGPFSIEFKVAIVISFQSELSKLQKKSDSRTPRLWLAMETLPLELVRTM
- the LOC131594427 gene encoding uncharacterized protein LOC131594427 encodes the protein MADHNQKAEIFELNNGTVQLLVTNLGCTITSFSVPNKDGVLSDVVLGLDSVESYQKGLAPYFGCIVGRVANRIKDGKFKLDGVEYSLPLNKPPNSLHGGNVGFDKKVWEVIEYKKGETPSITFKYESHDGEEGYPGDVTVTATYTLTSSTTLRLDMEGVPKNKPTIINLAQHTYWNLAGHSSGHILDHSIKIPANHVTPVDQNTVPTGEIMPVKGTPFDFTSERRIGDTINQVGLGYDHNYVLDCGEEKAGLKHAAKVRDPSSSRVLNLWTNAPGMQFYTANYVNNVTGKGGAVYGKHAGLCLETQGFPDAVNQSHFPSVVVRPGEKYQHSMLYEFSIE